In Oncorhynchus nerka isolate Pitt River linkage group LG26, Oner_Uvic_2.0, whole genome shotgun sequence, one DNA window encodes the following:
- the LOC115120419 gene encoding dexamethasone-induced Ras-related protein 1-like, whose protein sequence is MIKKISPSENEFNIPAKNCHRMVILGSTKVGKTAIISRFLNKKVDDQYTPTIEDFHRKLYSIRGDAYQLDILDTSGNHPFPAMRRLSILTGDVFILVFSLDNRDSFQEVQRLKRQIYETKSCLKNKTKENVDVPIVICGNKCDREFNREVQNEEIEKLVAGDEQCAYYEISAKRNTNVEQMFQTLFTMAKLPNEMSPDSHRKVSLQFCEVLQNSRRKSFRNKKFKDGEAYGIVAPFARRPSVQSDLMYIKEKATGCSQGKEKDRCTIC, encoded by the exons ATGATTAAAAAAATATCTCCTTCCGAGAACGAGTTTAACATCCCGGCCAAAAACTGCCACAGGATGGTGATTCTAGGATCCACAAAAGTTGGCAAGACGGCCATCATCTCTCGGTTTCTGAATAAAAAAGTCGACGACCAGTACACGCCAACAATCGAGGACTTTCATAGGAAATTATACAGCATTCGGGGAGATGCGTACCAGTTGGACATTCTGGACACCTCTGGAAACCATCCCTTCCCCGCTATGAGGAGACTCTCTATCCTTACTG GTGATGTTTTTATCTTGGTGTTTAGTCTGGATAACAGAGACTCCTTCCAAGAGGTCCAGCGCCTGAAGCGTCAAATTTACGAAACCAAGTCCTGCCTGAAAAACAAAACCAAGGAGAACGTAGATGTCCCGATAGTTATCTGCGGGAACAAGTGTGACCGGGAGTTTAACCGGGAGGTTCAGAATGAGGAGATTGAGAAACTGGTGGCTGGTGATGAACAGTGTGCCTACTATGAGATCTCTGCAAAACGGAACACTAATGTCGAACAGATGTTTCAGACTCTTTTTACCATGGCTAAACTGCCCAACGAGATGAGCCCGGACTCTCACCGCAAAGTTTCCTTACAGTTTTGCGAAGTACTGCAAAACAGCAGAAGAAAATCTTTCAGAAATAAGAAATTCAAAGACGGCGAGGCATACGGGATTGTGGCACCGTTTGCGCGCCGACCAAGCGTGCAAAGTGACTTAATGTATATCAAAGAGAAAGCTACTGGCTGCAGCCAGGGAAAAGAGAAAGACAGATGCACCATCTGCTAA